aagcaACACTTCCTCTTCAGCGTTAGTATCCGAATCTGATTCGGAACTCAAGTCTAACAATAACATCTCTCTTACTCGCGAAGCACACATCGTCATTCTGACAAGCAGTACGCCGGTATTCGGAGTCTGGCACGCGCGCGTCACACCGACTAGGGCACACTCGTCACATACGCGTCTCAGTATGCGCAGGACCACGCGACACGTGTCGAACGCGCGCGCCGCGCGGCAaaatcgtgtcacgtcacacgtgctatactcgtctcaatttgcgcctagccttaggaaaacgcgcgctgcgctgcgtcgcgccacacgcgctatatgcgtctcaatttgcgcctagcctggaATCCTAAAAATGAAGTGAACTGGCCGGGAGATGATCCCGTTTGGGGTTGCTCGGCCGGTAGGAGAAAGACCTCCTGTTTCACTCGTATTTGTCGGTTTGCGCGGCGGTGAAACCGACCGGCAATGATGGTGGCCGAACAAACACCGAGACCCGTAGAGAGGGAAAAcaccgactcggccgggaatcgaacttgggacgcTAACCACGAGACAATGGACTGCGGAAACTGCTGCACAAATCGTGAATGCGAGTCTGTGTAGGACACGCTGTGTCACATGCTGTGTGTTAAAGCGGTAACGGACGGCAGAATTTCGAAATATTGACAACGTGTAGCAGATATGAGATGAACTACAATgtcgcattttgtgtgtgtgtgtgtgtgtgtgtgtgtgtgtgtgtgtgtgtgtgtgtgtgtgtgtgtgtgtgggaggggggaggggagtgaagATGCTGTAAAAAAAACAGTGCATCAAGTAACGCAGACAAGTAGGAACAGAACGCCCATTCTGCTGCCTTTACTTGTCTAATGTCGCACCCAACATGCGAATCTGGTTCGGGAGCTTTCCtgcataataacaaataataaaatgagaaataaaatgtaTGTAGCCAACGTCGAATTTTCTACCCAAATTGGAAGTTACTAAAAGTCCATGTCGATGAAACTTCTTTTCGTGTCGTCTGTGGCTGAAATAAATCCGATGCGATCCGTGAGCGGTACGTGATGCCTGACTCCTTTTGGCGAGCCAGCTGACcggcgctgcgcatgcgcacaggCTCCGCCCCCAGCACAGCCGGCTGCCCTGCCGCCCCCTCTGGGCTGACGCGATGCACGCCGTCTGACACTGCCGGAAAACCCTAACAGCAGTGCAGCGACGTTTTAGAGATCGTTAATCCCTGAAAGTTCTCTTGAGAAATGCTTGGAAAACTTGTTCTCTGCTCCAGAtgccacacatacactcctggaaattgaaataagaacaccgtgaattcattgtcccaggaaggggaaactttattgacacattcctggggtcagatacatcacatgatcacactgacagaaccacagacacatagacacaggcaacagagcatgcacaatgtcggcactagtacagtgtatatccacctttcgcagcaatgcaggctgctattctcccatggagacgattgtagagatgctggatgtagtcctgtgggacggcttgccatgccatttccacctggcgcctcagttggaccagcgttcgtgctggacgtgcagaccgcgtgagacgacgcttcatccagtcccaaacatgctcagtgggggacagatccggagatcttgctggccagggtagttgacttacaccttctagagcacgttgggtggcacgggatacatgcggacgtgcattgtcctgttggaacagcacgttcccttgccggtctaggaatggtagaacgatgggttcgatgacggtttggatgtaccgtgcactattcagtgtcccctcgacgatcaccagtggtgtacggccagtgtaggagatcgctccccacaccatgatgccgggtgttggccctgtgtgcctcggtcgtatgcagtcctgattgtggtgctcacctgcacggcgccaaacacgcatacgaccatcattggcaccgaggcagaagcgactctcatcgctgaagacgacacgtccccattcgtctctccattcacgcctgtcgcgacaccactggaggcgggctgcacgatgttggggcgtgagcggaagacggcctaacggtgtgcgggaccgtagcccagcttcatggagacggttgcgaatggtcctcgccgataccccaggagcaacagtgtccctaatttgctgggaagtggcggtgcggtcccctacggcactgcgtaggatcctacggtcttggcgtgcatccgtgcgtcgctgcggtccggtcccaggtcgacgggcacgtgcaccttccgccgaccactggcgacaacatcgatgtactgtggggacctcacgccccacgtgttgagcaattcggcggtacgtccacccggcctcccgcatgcccactatacgccctcgctcaaagtccgtcaactgcacatacggttcacgtccacgctgtcgcggcatgctaccagtgttaaagactgcgatggagctccgtatgccacggcaaactggctgacactgacggcggcggtgcacaaatgctgcgcagctagcgccattcgacggccaacaccgcggttcctggtgtgtccgctgtgccgtgcgtgtgatcattgcttgtacagccctctcgcagtgtccggagcaagtatggtgggtctgacacaccgatgtcaatgtgttcttttttccatttccaggagtgtagttcggttaCGGTTCTTCACAGCGGTTGTATAACTGTGTTAGGTCACCCGAAATATACGCAGAATGACTGAACATGTGTCGAGGTGCGGCTTGCGCTAAACTGTAACTACGCAAGTTATAACGGAGCTGGACTTCCGTTTAATTAGGATGTTTACATGAGGCGTGCGCCTAATTTTCCCAGTTACTTTGGGAACGCGTATGTTCCGAGGAATAATGAAAATACGAAAAAATCCAGATACACTTGTAAACGAATTGTTACTGTGCGACTGGTTTTACACAGTAACGAAAGATAAAAGTATGGAATAAATAAACGGCATCAGCCATAAGCTTAGACGGAAAATAACTCGAGATCGGTCACCAGGTCAATTCGTGAGCAAAAATTACTGTatgattattaattaataatctcTCTGCATAAAAGGGAATGTCCTGCCCGTCTGACCCATGTCCCAGCCCAAACCGAAACTGGAAATCTCCAGGAGGTGCGTGTAAGAAGATTGCGCGAAATTTCAACCATAAGGGGGTGAAATTGGGATGAAGGATTTTTGAGAAATGtctctattaaggtaattttggagGTAGAACTACAAAAACTagtgtttggtttctcagtcagaaaataaaaaaatacgtgtttgagtgtttctggaaattcaacccctaaaggagtggaataggggatgaaaattcttaagaaaatatttcattgcattaAAAAGTTTCAAAGCTGCATTTATGAAAGTTGCTGTTTCACCTCTGggttaggtataaagaaatatttgtcacgGTATGGAACTTGTAACCTCCTCCGTGACATTTGAAAGACAATGtttaaatataaatggagcaaagtgtaacctccccacaaaaatgttaagTCAATTcaacaaaaaatgaatgaaatctcagctgatatgaattcaataaaaaatgaaatctcagtgacaatgaaaacacaaatagaccgaaatgtcgatctttaggccctgattaaactcaaattcttacgtcagtaatactgcatctgctcttatttttcgcatagcttggaggaaatgcatcgcaaatatatatatatattttttttaatttaagggagacttttctttaaggaaatgcaaggaaaatattatttcaaaaagggattctttgttttgttaaaatgcttggtttgaaaacaaaattattattggggcgattcttgaacaaattaattacacttaagatccattacattatcagatgtgcgcaaagctgcttcattaccttatttaaaaaatttacctcgtcctgaatctcgaccatagagccatgtcgacgcccgccgactcctcacacacaactgctaactcgcaacagcaactacatgctctcgcgactcgctacgtaccactactgcctcgcagcagaactgaactctcgcgcgctattactctctcgcaactgcactgactacatgctctctggtcagagattctgtggctcgccatcgctgcctatgaaacgtacgcgtttcaaacttgctatggaaatatctgcagAGCAACGCAAAAGGCACGATAAAGAAAAACTCTGGACTCCAGCTACCGGCATCGCATTTTGGTCAAAACTACATTCGGAAGAGACCATGCTTAcacggccttaattagcgtgaaaacctGTAACGGTGTTCAGTTTGTGCAAAACGTAAAAATCTGATTAAGTTAGAACAAAAAGTTTTCTGCCGGCCGTACAGACCAGGCGATCGAAGCGGCAGTCCTTTCTGGACTGCAGTCACGAACCAATCAGGCGAGAACCGAACCAGGAGCTCAGACGTCGAAACACGATTAATACCACGAGAGAGAAAGTCGGTCGTCAGAAAACCAGGAGAACAGTTTGTGCCGAACATGCGTGTAAAAGTCGACGGTTTGCGAAACTGTTAGCGCATTGAACAACTTTGCGTTACCCACTGTGATGATAGGTGCTACCGATGTCATAAATGAaaatgttctcctgatcttacacctctggactactttctgtggggtacgttaaagatgaatgtgtaccgtgatgtgcctacaaccccagaggatatgaaacaacgtattgtggcagcctgcggcggcattacaccagatgtactgcggcgtgtacgacattcattacgccggagattgcaattgtgtgcagcaaatgatggccaccacagtgaacatctattggcctgacatgtcggcacacactctattccactccgtaattgaaaacggaaaccacgtgtgtacgtgtacctcacccctcatggtaatgtacatgtgtgtcagtgaaaaagaccaataaaaaggtgttagcatgtggacataatgtgctgttccagtctcttctgtacctaaggtccatcaccgttccctttggatccctacgtaattcggtgctctccgatacagacgatcgaacagcggaggagtggtattcaagcgtcaagtttaggttacaatatctccggatgtaattaacattttagaatcaacaaacggcactgattacgtatttgtttgtatgttcaaatgtgctaacaaaaccaacggggttccaactaaaaaatgtagttttatgttaaaaaacatagttccgtgcatttttttatggtttgtggtaaccaattacactagcccctctcctcacgttcggtctgtggaatcggttcgtcagtatttgatgtggtttacgaaatatatccagcggtaacgttaggtgactcaccctgtatttatcaaCTGTCGCTGGAAACAGATGTGGCTGTCACTCGTAGAAGTATTGTCAGTCACCTGTATGCTGAAACGGCTGCTCCGTGTTGCCGTGTTTCAGAATCGTCCGCAATGGAAgcagttaaggacatcacagagaCGGTGGCTGTCGACCTGGGGGACCTGCTGGACGCCGGGGACGACGCCATGGTGATACTCGAGGCAGGTGACACTCGGCTGGTGGTGCACAGGGCCGTCCTCGCGGACAGGAGCCCCGTATTTGCGGCCATGTTCGCCCACGACACCCTCGAGGCCTGCACTGGCGTGGTGAGGATTGCCGACATCGGGGGCCCGGTGCTGAGGCAGCTCGTCTCCTACCTGTACACCCAGCGGGCCCCCCAGCGGCCCGGCACGGCCCCCCAGCTGCTGACTGCAGCGGATAAGTACGGGGCGTCGGGGCTGAAGGCGGAGTGCGAGCGGCAGGTGGCCGCTCAGCTGACCGTGGAGACCGCGGCGGCCGCGGCCGTCCTCGCAGTCCGCCACTCCTGCAGTGACCTCAGGCGAGCAGCCATCGAATTTATTAAGACTCGTACCCACGAGGTGATGGCCACTCAGGGGTGGGCAGATGCGATGCGGAAGCAGCCGGAAGACTTGATCGAAGTGAGCCGGTTGCTGTACGATCCACCACCACAAACCAGGTAAGTGTGAGACAACCAACTCATTCGTGTCTCTCGGTTCTAGGTGTGTGTATTTCCAACTGTATAATTTTTCCCACTGAATTTTCGCAGATGTGTGTCTGCTGTAAAATACACCATCGTAGACAGTCATTTCACGATAGCTCACAATGCTATCATTACCCTCGTGTAGCAGTTTCAGTGAACCCCTAAACTGAACAGTGTTCATTACCAGGTATGTTAGCTAACAAAAACCATCAAAGAGCCAGTTTGTGGGCATTATATTAAACTACATGTATACAGAAAGTGGTTGTTTAGGTTTTAGCATCAACTGTCATGACAGAGGGTACACTCACTGTGTGAATAGAGCACGAGGCAGACTGCTGTGGACACAAAGCTGTATTGCCCAGCATAGGCTCAGACACAGTGATGGGTGTAGTTTGCAACCGGCAGCCTGTACTGGTTGCTGTAGGCCTGTTCCCATGAAGTGGTCTCTAAAGTTGTCCATTGCCTCTGTGGCTGATGACACCTTTGAATAGTGCCACACTGCATGAAGATGATGACAAAGTCACTTACAATCGACACCTCGAGCAAGGTAGTGTACTGCAGAATGATTATAGAGGATGGTGGtaacatttttacaaatttagaTGGCTGATGTTGACCTGTGGAAGTTTCGTCTTGTATAAAAGCAGATTATCGGAGTAATCACTATTCACACCTTAGTATTACAGCTTTGGCTCTTACGTAGTTGTCGGTCACTTTCTTTCCACGTGCAAGCCATATGCCAGTAACTATCCCAAGATAATTCTTAGTTCTCTCCAAATCCAGATAGTACACGGAAGATGTTAATTGCTCTAAAGGCACAAAATATAAAAGAATGCTCTGCTGTGAGGGCTTGTACGGAGGATGTTCAGAAAACCAGGTGAAGTAAGCATCGGTGCCCCAGTGGCTGACTGCTCACACCTCTTGCAGCCTGAGACCACCTCGCAGGATCACAGGCCAGACCTAGCAGCAGTTCCAGCTGGTCCCATAAAATTGAGTCTTCCCACCTCGCTTTGTTCACCTCTGTACTCAGCATTACATAAAGCTCACGCAGTGCTTGGATACGTTCCCTTCTGTGACACACAGAATACCGTGCCTTACTGTGTATTCGATGAACAGGTGTCCACCCTGTGTGGGTGTGTTTCAGTGGATCTATGGCTTCACTATAGCCACCCAGTGAACACTACAGGCTTCCATTCTCCTGTGGCACACCTTATGACATTATCTGTCCCATCCATTGTTGCTGTTCCAACTCTGATAGTCTGTGACCATTAAAGTGTCTGTGCGACCAGAGATACCATTCTTCTGCACCATCTTACAGTTACATATGTTCATACAAGTCTAATAGCCACTAACACTGATAaatgatcatttatttttcatttagattTTAATACTTATGTAGTATTTTATGTGCTATTTGACATATTGGAAATCTTGTGTTCGAGATGACACTGTGCATTCCCTGAACCAATTGTAATGAACATAGAGCCAGTGTTGTAAATCATTCAGTGTCTTTCTCTTTTATTCTATAAAGATTAACATCAAAATTCATTGTTCAAGCAATAAACATATTACAATTGTTATTTACAttcttgaaaaaaatgtaaaacattacaTTATTCCAAACTCGTTATGCACGCTGTGGGAAATGACTCGAGCTCttatgtttgaaaaaatttttgttaacgGGAATCTTTTTACTAACAGTTATCTTTgtgtacattttaaaaattctcTTGATGATATATAATAGATTCTTGTCGTGATCTTCACCTAGTTCACTGCCTCATACTTCCCACACTATTGGGTGTCAGTTACAGACAGatatacaatgtttggttctggAACTGCCTCTGTCTTTCACTGATTCtacttgacaccccccccccccctccagcctctCAAAATTATACATAGTATTACACACAAATTTTATACACCACAGGTACATatgattttaataattaaaataagacGTATAAAACCACATGTAAGTagaattattttttacttcatacagTGTCCACTTCACACAGTGAAGTGATACAGTGTTTTCCCATTTTTTGGGGAGGATGTCTCACTATCCCATGTTCATCCTACTCCCCCTTGTACCCATGCCAGCCCTTCTAGATAGACTTCAGATTCTCACGGAATTTACCAGTCATACCTATTGTTTGTGGAggacaaacttaattttatttcagtagcaAGTTTACAGCACAACTTACATCATCAATCACAAACATtgctcatcaccccccccccccccccccccccacacacacacattagtgtgtgtttttccatcACTGGGGAATGACACGGCTTACTTTAACTACCCCATGGTTTCATGTGTGCTTACACTGTGAGGATGCTCACTTGAAAAATACTTAAATTCCTGTCAACcgtatttaatgaatgaaattgAGATGAATGTGGTAATACTGTTATGACACGTAACTGTTGCACACCCACAGTCTCTTTCTGTTGTCAAATCACGAGTTTCACCGTGCCTTACTGCACGCtgtactgatttccttctccagCTCAATTTGAAACACGCTGTCAACCATTTCATTAGCTGTACCTTTCAAAGACCAGTTTTAAGACAGGCTTTGAACGATGTCTGATGATCAAAGTATCACATTAATTACAATACGAAATGTTCGACAATCAGACGAGTGTCGTGCCTGTCAAATTTATATGCGTGTGTTACCATGCTCAGAAGCAGCCAAATTTCCTGAACTGCGTTCCACCTGGTTTGTATGCAGGCACATAACTTTCTTGCACTTCGTCTATTATCGTCCATATGAAAACCAATACCACAGTAATGTAAATATCAGAAAACCCTTTATCAGAGATGATGG
Above is a window of Schistocerca cancellata isolate TAMUIC-IGC-003103 chromosome 11, iqSchCanc2.1, whole genome shotgun sequence DNA encoding:
- the LOC126108864 gene encoding speckle-type POZ protein homolog, which translates into the protein MEAVKDITETVAVDLGDLLDAGDDAMVILEAGDTRLVVHRAVLADRSPVFAAMFAHDTLEACTGVVRIADIGGPVLRQLVSYLYTQRAPQRPGTAPQLLTAADKYGASGLKAECERQVAAQLTVETAAAAAVLAVRHSCSDLRRAAIEFIKTRTHEVMATQGWADAMRKQPEDLIEVSRLLYDPPPQTSAPVVTEPRTTTTSTTTTTRTTTTTAATATSASAPHQTPAAARPTTPQPDEATVSQMR